The DNA window GACGTTCACCGTGCGGTGATCGTGCGCACCAAGAAGGACGTTCGTCGTCCCGATGGCAGCGTGATCCGCTTCGACAGCAATGCCGCGGTGCTCGTCAACAAGAGCGAGGAGCCGATCGGCACCCGCATCTTCGGCCCCGTCGTCCGCGAACTGCGCGGCCGCGGTTTCATGAAGATCATTTCGCTCGCTCCGGAGGTGCTCTGACCATGGCATCCGCAAAGATCCGCAAGGGTGACAGCGTCGTCGTGCTTTCGGGCAGGGACAAGGGCCGCACCGGCACGGTCGCCCAGGTCCTTCCCAAGGAAGGCAAGATCGTGGTCGAAGGCGTCAACGTCGTCGCCCGTCACCGCAAGCCGAGCCAGCAGAACCCGCAGGGTGGCATCGACCGTTTCCCGGCCCCGATGCCCGTGTCTAAGGTTGCGCTGGCCGATCCCAAGGATGGCAAGCCCACCCGTGTCCGCTTCGAAGAGAAGGATGGCAAGAAGGTGCGCGTCGCCGTGAAGAGTGGGGAGACGATCGATGGCTGATTACACGCCCCGTATGAAGGCTCGCTACGACGAGGAGATCGTCAAGGCGATGACCGAGAAGTTCGGCTACAAGAACCGGCTTGAAGTTCCCAAGCTCGAGAAGATCACGCTCAACAT is part of the Erythrobacter litoralis genome and encodes:
- the rplN gene encoding 50S ribosomal protein L14; translated protein: MIQMQSNLDVADNSGAKRVQCIKVLGGSKRRFASVGDVIVVSVKEAQPRAKVKKGDVHRAVIVRTKKDVRRPDGSVIRFDSNAAVLVNKSEEPIGTRIFGPVVRELRGRGFMKIISLAPEVL
- the rplX gene encoding 50S ribosomal protein L24 encodes the protein MASAKIRKGDSVVVLSGRDKGRTGTVAQVLPKEGKIVVEGVNVVARHRKPSQQNPQGGIDRFPAPMPVSKVALADPKDGKPTRVRFEEKDGKKVRVAVKSGETIDG